The DNA window TTAAAATCCCAATCTTCCATAGTAACCAGCAGATAAGAATAGCAATTAAGAGACTCACTATTGTAATCACCTTTCTTTAAAGTATTTTGAACATAAGTATAGCATTTTTTTGAAAATTAAAGTTTAAACATAGATTAAACTTTGGAACGTTGGTGACCTGTGCTAAAATATACCTATCTAGGGAGATTAATTTAAAATTGATCAGGAATAATAATAGAGGAGGTGGTTACCATTCTGAATCGAACTAAGCAGTTTATGCGCGACAATGATTTAATGTATAAAAAAGAGTACATTCGGCCAATGATGACACCCCAACACGTATATGTGTTCCGCTTTGGTAAACACAGACTAAATAATCGGGTAATTGTTCGTTATTCCCATACTTGGACCGGACGATTAAAAATTAACGAGATTGATGTTCGGTTGCATCACCAACATCATCCCCGTATTTTCTTGACTGAGTCCGACTTAATCGATTACTTAAGTCATCATTTAGAAAAAGAAAAGAAACGCGAACAAGAACGACCACATATTAGTAAAGTTGATAATGAAAATGATTAGGCTTTATTAAGTTGGTATTTATCGTGACCATTTACTTTTATTGTGGTCACGATTTTATTATTTAAGGAGGTCATTAAATGGATTGGACAGCAATAAAGGTAATAACTTCTAGTGAGGCTGTTGAAGCAGTTAGCTATATTTTGACGGATATGGGAGCACAAGGCGTTCAAATTGAAGATGCCGCTGATTTTGCAAACTTACATGAGGGAAAGTATGGGGACCACGGTGAATTTATTGATCCATCATCAATTCCGCATCGAAAAAATGGCGCAGCAGTATCTGGATATTTTCCTCAAAACGTATTTGTTCCTGAACTATTGCCAACTATCCATCAACGAGTAGCAAAATTAAGGGATTACGGCCTGAATCCAGGAGAAAATGATGTCTCAGCAGCGACCGTCGATAATCAACAATGGGCAACGGTTTGGCAAAAATATTATCACCCATTAAGAGTAACGGATCAGTTAACGATTGTTCCGCAATGGGAAGAATATGAGCCAGCAGATCCTAAAGAAAAATTAATCTTTCTTGATCCAGGAATGGCTTTTGGTACCGGGACTCATCCAACTACTCGTTTAATGCTGGAGGCCCTTGAAAAAACAATTGTTGGTAATGAATATGTAATCGATGTCGGGACAGGTTCTGGTGTTTTAAGTATTGCTGCCAAGCACTTAGGGGCAGGAAAAGTTGATGCTTATGATATTGATGAAGTAGCAGTCAACTCAGCAAAAAAGAATCTTGCACTAAACCCGATCGCTAAAGATGTTAAAGTTGGCGTAAATAGCTTGTTAGATGGGATCCATACCCAGGCAGACTTGATTGTTGCTAATATTCTTGCGGAAATCATCGTGCCTCTTATTCCTCAAGCATATGAAAATCTTAAGCCAGGTGGCAAATTCCTTGTTTCTGGAATTATCGATGATAAGGCTTCGTTGATTCGTCAAAAGTTGCAAGAGCAAGGATTTATAATTGACGATGAACAGCAGATGAAGGACTGGCACGGAATGATTACCCACAAGCCAATCGAGGTGAAATAAATGCAACGCTATTTTGTTAATGTAACTCCAGCTGATGAAGTAACATTGCCATCTGAAGCAGCCCACCACTTGTTAAAGGTAATGCGCGCAGAGGTTGGAACAAGTGTTGAGCTTGTATTAGCCGACCACTGTGTTTACCTTGCGACTCTTAGTACTACAGAACCAACGGCGACATTAAAAATCAATCAGAAGTTAGATGCTGATAGTGAATTGCCAGTTTCGGTAACGCTTGCCTGCGGAATTCCAAAGACTAAAGAGAAACCAGAATTAATTGTTCAAAAGGCAACTGAATTGGGGGCAGACAAAATTGTTTTCTTCGATGCTGCTCGCTCCATTAGTCATTGGCAGGGAAATAAGCAGAAACGAAAGATCGAACGTCTGCAAAAAATAGCTGAATCAGCAGCAGAACAATCCCATCGAAATAAAATTCCGCAGGTTGAATACAGTGCAAATCTTGATCAATTGTTAGCCGATTATCCCGCTACCAAACGGATAGTTGCTTGGGAAGAATCAGCTAAACAGGGTGAAATAAGTGCTTTAGCGCAACAATTTAATGCCCTTAACCCAGGAGACTCGCTCCTTGC is part of the Limosilactobacillus reuteri genome and encodes:
- the prmA gene encoding 50S ribosomal protein L11 methyltransferase; amino-acid sequence: MDWTAIKVITSSEAVEAVSYILTDMGAQGVQIEDAADFANLHEGKYGDHGEFIDPSSIPHRKNGAAVSGYFPQNVFVPELLPTIHQRVAKLRDYGLNPGENDVSAATVDNQQWATVWQKYYHPLRVTDQLTIVPQWEEYEPADPKEKLIFLDPGMAFGTGTHPTTRLMLEALEKTIVGNEYVIDVGTGSGVLSIAAKHLGAGKVDAYDIDEVAVNSAKKNLALNPIAKDVKVGVNSLLDGIHTQADLIVANILAEIIVPLIPQAYENLKPGGKFLVSGIIDDKASLIRQKLQEQGFIIDDEQQMKDWHGMITHKPIEVK
- a CDS encoding 16S rRNA (uracil(1498)-N(3))-methyltransferase, with protein sequence MQRYFVNVTPADEVTLPSEAAHHLLKVMRAEVGTSVELVLADHCVYLATLSTTEPTATLKINQKLDADSELPVSVTLACGIPKTKEKPELIVQKATELGADKIVFFDAARSISHWQGNKQKRKIERLQKIAESAAEQSHRNKIPQVEYSANLDQLLADYPATKRIVAWEESAKQGEISALAQQFNALNPGDSLLAIFGPEGGLTENEIAKMNEVGVVAAGLGPRILRTETAPLYFMAAISYAMELS